Proteins found in one Amycolatopsis aidingensis genomic segment:
- a CDS encoding heavy metal translocating P-type ATPase, which produces MTSELRSAPDSARVELAIGGMTCASCAGRVERKLNKLAGVSAEVNYATEKAVVSYSGEIRPAQLIEQVEAAGYTARLPEPESPEEDASRPLRARLLGAILLSVPVIALAMLPALQFPGWEWVSLVLATPVVLWAAWPFHRAALVNLRHGAATMDTLISMGTLAAFAWSVYALVFGTAHIYLEVAAGVTTFILAGRYFETRSKRRAGAALRALLELGARDVAVLRDGMERRIPTGELAVGDEFVVRPGEKVATDGVVVDGSSAVDAGMLTGESVPVEVRPGDNVVGATVNAGGRLLVRATRVGSDTQLAQMARLVEQAQSGKAAVQRLADRISAVFVPVVIALALGTLAVWLVTGGSATEAFTAAVAVLIIACPCALGLATPTALLVGTGRGAQLGILIKGPEVLESTRVVDTVVLDKTGTVTTGRMALVGVHPAEGEAAARVLRLAGALEHAAEHPIAQAIARGARERAGELGAVAEFGVLEGLGVRGVVDGYQVLVGRAALLAESGLHIPAELDEARLAAQRQGRTAVLVGWDGRARGVLVVADTVKPGSAEAVSRLRELGLTPILLTGDNETVARAVAAEVGIERVIAEVLPKDKVDVVARLQAEGAVVAMVGDGINDAAALATADLGLAMGTGTDVAIEAGDLTLVRGDLRAAPEAIRLSRRTLRTIKGNLFWAFAYNTAALPLAAAGLLSPMIAGAAMALSSVFVVSNSLRLRRA; this is translated from the coding sequence ATGACCTCCGAACTCCGATCCGCCCCGGACTCCGCGCGGGTGGAGCTGGCGATCGGGGGCATGACCTGTGCGTCCTGCGCCGGCCGGGTCGAGCGGAAGCTGAACAAGCTGGCCGGGGTGTCCGCCGAGGTCAACTACGCCACCGAGAAGGCCGTGGTCTCCTACTCCGGCGAGATCCGCCCCGCGCAGCTGATCGAGCAGGTGGAGGCAGCCGGGTACACGGCCCGGCTGCCGGAACCCGAGTCCCCCGAGGAGGACGCGAGTCGCCCGCTGCGGGCGCGGCTGCTCGGCGCCATCCTGCTGTCGGTACCGGTGATCGCGCTCGCGATGCTCCCGGCGCTGCAGTTCCCTGGCTGGGAATGGGTCTCGCTGGTCCTGGCTACTCCTGTGGTGCTGTGGGCTGCCTGGCCGTTCCACCGCGCGGCGCTGGTGAACCTGCGGCACGGCGCCGCCACCATGGACACGCTCATCTCGATGGGCACGCTGGCGGCCTTCGCCTGGTCGGTGTATGCCCTGGTGTTCGGCACGGCCCATATCTACCTCGAGGTTGCCGCCGGGGTGACCACGTTCATCCTCGCCGGCCGTTATTTCGAGACGCGGTCCAAGCGCCGGGCCGGGGCGGCGCTGCGGGCGTTGCTCGAGCTGGGTGCCAGGGACGTGGCCGTGCTGCGGGACGGGATGGAGCGGCGGATCCCCACCGGGGAACTGGCGGTGGGGGACGAGTTCGTGGTCCGGCCAGGGGAGAAGGTGGCCACCGACGGGGTGGTGGTGGACGGCAGCTCCGCTGTGGACGCCGGGATGCTCACCGGAGAGTCCGTGCCGGTCGAGGTGCGCCCAGGGGACAACGTGGTCGGCGCGACGGTGAACGCGGGCGGGAGGCTCCTCGTGCGGGCCACCCGGGTCGGGTCGGACACCCAGCTGGCGCAGATGGCCAGGCTGGTCGAGCAGGCGCAGTCGGGCAAGGCCGCGGTGCAGCGGCTGGCCGACCGGATCTCGGCGGTGTTCGTGCCGGTGGTGATCGCACTGGCACTGGGGACCCTCGCGGTCTGGCTGGTCACCGGCGGTTCGGCCACCGAGGCGTTCACCGCGGCGGTGGCGGTGCTGATCATCGCCTGCCCCTGCGCGCTGGGCCTGGCGACGCCGACGGCACTGCTGGTTGGCACCGGGCGCGGGGCACAGCTGGGAATCCTGATCAAGGGGCCGGAGGTGCTGGAGTCCACCAGGGTGGTGGACACCGTGGTGCTGGACAAGACCGGCACGGTCACCACCGGCCGGATGGCGCTGGTCGGGGTGCACCCGGCGGAGGGTGAGGCCGCCGCGCGGGTGTTGCGCCTCGCCGGTGCGCTGGAGCACGCCGCGGAGCACCCGATCGCGCAGGCGATCGCCCGCGGGGCCAGGGAGCGGGCCGGTGAGCTGGGCGCGGTCGCTGAGTTCGGCGTGCTCGAGGGCCTCGGCGTGCGGGGCGTGGTGGACGGCTACCAGGTGCTGGTCGGCCGGGCGGCGCTGCTGGCCGAGTCCGGGCTGCATATCCCGGCCGAGCTGGATGAGGCCAGGCTCGCCGCGCAGCGGCAGGGCCGGACGGCCGTGCTGGTCGGCTGGGACGGCCGGGCACGTGGGGTGCTCGTGGTCGCCGACACCGTCAAACCGGGTTCGGCCGAGGCGGTCTCCCGGCTGCGTGAACTGGGGCTGACCCCGATCCTGCTCACCGGGGACAACGAAACCGTGGCGCGCGCCGTGGCCGCCGAGGTCGGAATCGAGCGGGTCATCGCCGAGGTGCTGCCGAAGGACAAGGTGGACGTGGTGGCGCGGCTGCAGGCGGAGGGCGCCGTGGTGGCGATGGTCGGCGACGGGATCAACGACGCCGCCGCGCTGGCCACCGCCGATCTGGGCCTGGCCATGGGCACCGGCACCGATGTGGCGATAGAGGCGGGCGACCTCACCCTGGTGCGCGGGGATCTGCGCGCCGCCCCGGAGGCGATCCGGTTGTCCCGGCGCACCCTGCGCACCATCAAGGGGAACCTGTTCTGGGCCTTCGCCTACAACACCGCGGCCCTGCCACTGGCCGCGGCCGGGCTGCTCAGCCCGATGATCGCGGGCGCGGCCATGGCACTCAGTTCGGTGTTCGTGGTCAGCAACAGCCTGCGCCTGCGCCGCGCCTGA
- a CDS encoding metal-sensitive transcriptional regulator, translating to MVSYSEDKEAYLKRLRRIEGQIRGLQRMIEQDKYCIDVLTQVSAATKALQSFSLGLLEEHLSTCVVEAATTGGKEAESKVREASDAIARLVRS from the coding sequence ATGGTCAGCTACAGCGAGGACAAGGAAGCGTACCTGAAGCGGCTCCGCCGGATCGAAGGCCAGATTCGCGGCCTGCAGCGGATGATCGAGCAGGACAAGTACTGCATCGACGTCCTGACCCAGGTCTCGGCCGCCACCAAGGCACTCCAGTCGTTCTCCCTCGGCCTGCTCGAGGAGCACCTTTCCACCTGCGTGGTCGAGGCGGCCACGACGGGTGGCAAGGAGGCCGAGTCCAAGGTGCGGGAGGCTTCCGACGCCATCGCGCGCCTGGTCCGGTCGTAG
- a CDS encoding response regulator — protein MTEQPTRVLIADDQALLRGSFRALVQTAADLSTVGEAVTGAEAVQLAHQRQPDVVLMDVRMPELDGIEATRRICAAPETAGVRVLILTMFDLDSYVYSALRAGASGFLLKDTPPEDLLAAIRVVAAGEGLLAPTVTRRLIAEFSRREPVAPLGAELNLLTTREREVLGLIARGMTNQEIAGHLTVGLGTVKTHVSHLLTKLDARDRAQLVIIAYESGLVTPRRSGEGRNRLTGVEE, from the coding sequence GTGACCGAGCAACCGACCAGGGTCCTGATCGCCGACGACCAGGCGCTGCTGCGTGGCAGTTTCCGGGCGCTGGTGCAGACCGCTGCCGACCTCAGCACGGTGGGCGAGGCGGTGACCGGCGCCGAGGCCGTGCAGCTGGCCCACCAGCGGCAACCCGATGTGGTGCTGATGGACGTGCGCATGCCGGAGCTGGACGGAATCGAGGCCACCCGGCGGATCTGCGCGGCACCCGAGACGGCCGGGGTGCGGGTCCTCATCCTCACCATGTTCGACCTGGACTCCTACGTGTACTCGGCGCTGCGCGCAGGAGCGAGTGGCTTCCTGCTCAAGGACACCCCGCCCGAGGACCTGCTGGCCGCGATCCGGGTGGTCGCCGCGGGCGAGGGCCTGCTGGCGCCCACCGTGACCCGGCGGCTCATCGCCGAGTTCAGCCGCAGGGAGCCGGTGGCACCGCTCGGCGCGGAGCTCAACCTGCTGACCACCAGGGAACGCGAGGTACTCGGCCTGATCGCGCGGGGCATGACCAATCAGGAGATCGCCGGTCACCTCACCGTCGGCCTCGGTACGGTGAAAACACACGTCAGCCACCTGCTCACCAAACTGGATGCCCGCGATCGGGCCCAGCTGGTGATCATCGCGTACGAAAGTGGCCTGGTCACACCCCGCCGCAGTGGCGAAGGCCGGAACCGGCTCACCGGGGTGGAGGAATGA
- a CDS encoding sensor histidine kinase → MPDTQPATPFPQRLSHRKLMALDLAAAIAYTAILVLSVLRGTPPGAQPPAWAACLIAAGIGLPIALRRLWPRWVFAWVLVCSALGLGLGAVREPMLAAAYALYLVALTEPAQRWMPTRMIAVISVTAALLLPLMAGAPGERTPRAATLIVGVVALGIGWTLGRAVRDRRASTALAAERLAGQAVTEERLRIARELHDIVTHGMGVIAVKAGVARHVLHARPEADPAAREALRDIENAGRNALTELRRMLGVLRSQDPASDPDATLHPRPGLGSLAELTGQLAAAGIRTEVDVRGVDRLPESVDLTAYRIVQEALTNVLKHAGAAHCAVTVDADDAQVWIEVTDDGGGAGPGGSRPGGSGLIGVHERVLMYRGEFAAGPRPEGGFAVSARLPYTAVAANGGRPA, encoded by the coding sequence GTGCCGGACACACAGCCCGCAACGCCGTTCCCGCAGCGCCTCAGCCACCGCAAGCTGATGGCGCTGGATCTTGCGGCCGCCATCGCCTACACCGCGATCCTGGTGCTGTCTGTGCTGCGCGGCACCCCGCCCGGGGCGCAGCCACCGGCCTGGGCTGCCTGCCTGATCGCGGCCGGGATCGGGCTGCCGATCGCGCTGCGCAGGCTCTGGCCGCGCTGGGTGTTCGCCTGGGTGTTGGTGTGCTCCGCGCTGGGCCTCGGCCTTGGTGCGGTGCGGGAGCCGATGCTCGCCGCCGCTTACGCCTTGTATCTGGTCGCGTTGACCGAGCCGGCCCAGCGCTGGATGCCAACCAGGATGATCGCCGTCATCAGCGTGACCGCCGCGCTGTTGCTGCCGCTGATGGCGGGTGCTCCCGGCGAACGGACGCCCCGCGCGGCCACGCTCATCGTCGGTGTGGTGGCCCTTGGCATCGGGTGGACGCTGGGCAGGGCGGTACGGGACCGCAGGGCATCCACCGCGCTGGCCGCCGAGCGGCTGGCCGGGCAGGCGGTCACCGAGGAACGGCTGCGGATCGCCCGTGAGCTGCACGACATCGTGACCCACGGAATGGGGGTGATCGCGGTCAAGGCCGGGGTGGCCAGGCATGTCCTGCACGCGCGGCCGGAGGCCGACCCGGCGGCGCGGGAGGCGCTGCGGGATATCGAGAACGCGGGCCGCAACGCACTCACCGAGTTGCGCCGCATGCTCGGGGTACTGCGTTCGCAGGACCCGGCGTCGGACCCGGATGCCACACTGCACCCGCGGCCGGGGCTCGGTTCGCTCGCCGAGCTCACCGGCCAGCTGGCGGCCGCGGGGATCCGGACCGAAGTGGACGTACGCGGGGTGGACCGGCTACCGGAAAGCGTCGACCTGACGGCCTACCGGATCGTCCAGGAGGCGTTGACGAACGTGCTCAAGCATGCCGGCGCCGCGCACTGCGCGGTCACCGTCGATGCGGATGACGCGCAGGTGTGGATCGAGGTGACCGACGACGGCGGCGGGGCCGGACCGGGCGGGAGCCGGCCGGGTGGCAGCGGGCTGATCGGGGTGCACGAGCGGGTGCTGATGTACCGGGGCGAGTTCGCGGCCGGGCCGCGCCCGGAAGGCGGCTTCGCGGTGTCCGCACGGCTGCCCTACACGGCCGTGGCGGCGAACGGGGGAAGGCCAGCGTGA
- a CDS encoding alpha/beta fold hydrolase: MTRRLRSRLLALALTMACVPVFVATGAPAAAKPRTGPHLEWGPCPDGAGAAGVECATLRVPVDWQRPRGPKLTLAIGRLKATGQAEGSVLVGFGGPVGSYIELLGGYARDSFTDLRTRMNVVTWDIRGGPGRPGLSRPVLDCQWRVERVPEYPRSPGEYARLAANNKAAAQRCRSKDPLLFDNMDSASNARDMEAIRRALGEPGLNYYGSSYGGLFGQAYARLFPDRVRTMVLDGSLSHSADSWWRELGRRAADNERSMRRFFDWCAEDTGCALHGHDLPRRWQALTARADREPIPAPKVDASYGGRDLRNLGLMAARQGPSRWGELAEAIMRAEQGDASGFAPQGRIPYPAVPVPAPVECLELPRAGNYWRLTALTGWLRRIAPNVGAASPLPMNTLHCEGWPTPVTNPPRPLPRGLPPLLGAGYWNEFDAVSRVIAQVPGSGSIRHEGPGHVLYFSNACARAHIDSYLTNQEVPPKNTEC, translated from the coding sequence ATGACCAGACGACTTCGCAGCAGGCTGCTGGCGCTCGCCCTGACCATGGCGTGCGTACCGGTGTTCGTGGCCACCGGTGCCCCCGCGGCCGCCAAGCCACGTACCGGTCCGCACCTGGAATGGGGACCCTGCCCGGACGGGGCGGGTGCGGCCGGGGTCGAATGCGCCACCCTCCGGGTTCCGGTGGACTGGCAGCGGCCTCGCGGGCCGAAGCTCACCCTCGCCATCGGGAGGCTGAAGGCGACCGGGCAGGCCGAGGGCTCGGTGCTGGTCGGCTTCGGCGGGCCGGTCGGCAGCTACATCGAGCTTCTGGGTGGTTACGCCAGGGATTCGTTCACCGACCTACGTACCCGGATGAACGTGGTCACCTGGGATATCCGCGGCGGGCCGGGCAGGCCGGGGCTGAGCCGCCCGGTGCTCGACTGCCAGTGGCGAGTGGAGCGGGTACCGGAGTATCCGCGCAGTCCAGGTGAGTACGCCCGGCTCGCTGCGAACAACAAGGCCGCCGCGCAGCGATGCCGCAGCAAGGATCCGTTGCTGTTCGACAACATGGACTCGGCGAGCAACGCGCGGGACATGGAGGCGATCCGGCGGGCGCTCGGGGAGCCGGGGCTGAACTACTACGGCTCCTCCTACGGCGGCCTGTTCGGCCAGGCTTATGCGCGGCTGTTCCCCGATCGCGTGCGCACCATGGTGCTGGACGGCAGCCTCAGCCACAGCGCGGACAGCTGGTGGCGCGAACTCGGCAGGCGGGCGGCGGACAACGAGCGCAGCATGCGGCGGTTCTTCGACTGGTGCGCGGAGGACACCGGCTGCGCCCTGCACGGCCACGACCTGCCGCGCCGTTGGCAGGCGTTGACCGCCAGGGCGGACCGGGAGCCGATCCCCGCGCCCAAGGTCGACGCCAGCTATGGCGGCCGGGACCTGCGCAATCTGGGACTGATGGCCGCACGGCAGGGACCGTCCCGATGGGGCGAGCTGGCCGAGGCGATCATGCGGGCCGAGCAGGGTGACGCCTCGGGTTTCGCGCCCCAGGGCCGGATCCCCTATCCGGCGGTGCCCGTTCCGGCGCCGGTGGAGTGCCTCGAACTGCCCAGGGCCGGAAACTACTGGCGGCTCACCGCGCTCACCGGATGGCTGCGCCGGATAGCCCCGAACGTCGGCGCCGCTTCCCCGCTACCGATGAACACCCTGCACTGCGAGGGCTGGCCCACCCCGGTTACCAATCCGCCCCGGCCGCTGCCCCGTGGCCTCCCGCCATTGCTGGGAGCCGGGTACTGGAACGAGTTCGACGCGGTCAGCCGGGTCATCGCCCAGGTGCCGGGCAGCGGTTCGATCCGGCACGAGGGGCCTGGGCACGTGCTGTACTTCAGCAACGCCTGCGCCCGGGCACATATCGACAGCTATCTGACCAACCAGGAGGTGCCACCCAAGAACACCGAATGCTGA
- a CDS encoding DNA gyrase/topoisomerase IV subunit B: MTVSAESLYGADDLTHLEGLEAVRKRPGMYIGSTDSRGVNHLFAEVVDNSTDEGVAGHASKVVVTLHADGSVQVDDDGRGIPTGVHAKSGLSGVELVLTRLHAGGKFGGSGYKASGGLHGVGASAVNALSLRFDVTVKRDGKVHEISFARGVPGVFDGAGPKAKFAKQAGLRVVRKLKRGEATGTSIRYWHDARYFEKGAVLETETVRAKLRNTAFLVPGVTYVLRDATEGGIDEETFHFPNGLSDMVDFLAPAGDKPVSGTIFINGTGTYKENAADANGVMQSNVERRAEVEVALRWGTGYERTVECFTNTIRNVHGGTHRKGFERAVLRSIQDAISKSRGLLKPKEDPPTLEDVLEGMTAVLHVRIPEPQFTSQTKDELSTAGITKVVQGVVEQQLKSWTEARKTKSEAKTVLQKIVDAARVRLVQKQQKDAARRKTALEGAAMPPKLVDCRTTGVARSELFLVEGDSALGSARLARVSEYQALLPLRGKILNVQKASLGDTLKNAEIAAIVQVLGAGTGRTFDLAAMRYGRVILMADADVDGSHIRTLLITLFAKYMRPVIEDGRLYAAMPPLHKIVTKGRNPQTTFTFTEREMESTVAKLEKSGKQIVKPVPRFKGLGEMDADELWDTTMNPATRSVRRITIADAEAAEQALELLMGEKVEPRRNWLVESAARVNQAAIDI, translated from the coding sequence GTGACTGTCTCTGCCGAGTCCCTGTACGGGGCCGACGACCTGACCCACCTGGAGGGCTTGGAAGCGGTTCGGAAGCGACCCGGGATGTACATCGGGTCCACCGACAGCCGTGGTGTCAATCACCTCTTCGCCGAGGTTGTGGACAACTCGACGGACGAGGGCGTGGCCGGGCACGCGAGCAAGGTCGTGGTCACCCTGCACGCGGACGGCAGTGTGCAGGTGGACGACGACGGCCGGGGCATCCCCACCGGGGTACATGCCAAGTCCGGGCTTTCCGGGGTCGAGTTGGTGCTGACCAGGCTGCACGCGGGGGGCAAGTTCGGTGGCTCCGGTTACAAGGCCTCGGGCGGGCTGCATGGTGTCGGCGCCTCCGCGGTGAACGCGCTCTCGCTGCGGTTCGACGTCACCGTGAAGCGGGATGGCAAGGTGCACGAGATCTCCTTCGCCCGTGGGGTGCCAGGGGTGTTCGACGGGGCGGGCCCGAAGGCCAAGTTCGCCAAGCAGGCCGGGCTCCGGGTGGTCCGCAAGCTCAAGCGGGGCGAGGCCACCGGCACCTCGATCCGGTACTGGCACGACGCCCGGTACTTCGAGAAGGGTGCCGTGCTGGAGACCGAGACGGTGCGTGCCAAGCTGCGCAACACCGCCTTCCTGGTCCCCGGCGTCACCTATGTGTTGCGGGATGCCACCGAGGGCGGGATCGACGAGGAGACCTTTCACTTCCCGAACGGCCTCTCCGATATGGTCGACTTCCTCGCCCCGGCGGGCGACAAGCCGGTCTCCGGGACGATCTTCATCAACGGCACCGGCACCTACAAGGAGAACGCCGCGGACGCCAACGGTGTCATGCAGTCCAATGTGGAACGCCGGGCCGAGGTCGAGGTGGCGCTGCGCTGGGGGACCGGCTACGAGCGCACCGTCGAGTGCTTCACCAACACGATCCGGAACGTGCACGGCGGCACGCACCGCAAGGGTTTCGAACGGGCGGTGCTGCGTTCCATCCAGGACGCCATCTCCAAGAGCAGGGGCCTGCTCAAGCCCAAGGAGGACCCGCCGACCCTCGAGGACGTGCTGGAGGGCATGACCGCGGTGCTCCATGTGCGGATCCCCGAGCCGCAGTTCACCTCGCAGACCAAGGACGAGCTGTCCACGGCCGGGATCACCAAGGTCGTCCAGGGCGTCGTGGAGCAACAGCTCAAGTCCTGGACCGAGGCCCGCAAGACCAAGTCCGAGGCGAAGACCGTCCTGCAGAAGATCGTGGACGCCGCCAGGGTGCGGCTGGTGCAGAAGCAGCAGAAGGACGCCGCCCGGCGCAAGACCGCGCTGGAGGGCGCGGCCATGCCGCCGAAACTGGTGGACTGCCGCACCACCGGGGTCGCCCGCAGTGAGCTGTTCCTTGTCGAGGGGGACAGCGCGCTCGGGTCGGCGCGGCTGGCGCGGGTCTCGGAGTACCAGGCGCTGCTGCCGCTGCGCGGCAAGATCCTGAACGTGCAGAAGGCCAGCCTCGGGGACACGCTGAAGAACGCGGAGATCGCCGCCATCGTGCAGGTGCTCGGGGCGGGCACCGGGCGCACCTTCGATCTGGCCGCGATGCGCTACGGCAGGGTGATCCTGATGGCGGACGCCGATGTGGACGGCTCGCATATCCGCACCCTGCTGATCACCCTGTTCGCCAAGTACATGCGCCCGGTCATCGAGGACGGCAGGCTGTACGCGGCCATGCCCCCGCTGCACAAGATCGTGACCAAGGGACGCAACCCACAGACCACCTTCACCTTCACCGAGCGGGAGATGGAGTCCACGGTCGCCAAGCTGGAGAAGTCGGGCAAGCAGATCGTCAAGCCGGTACCGCGGTTCAAGGGGCTCGGCGAGATGGACGCGGACGAGCTGTGGGACACCACGATGAACCCGGCCACCCGCTCGGTCCGCCGGATCACCATCGCGGACGCGGAAGCCGCGGAACAGGCGCTGGAACTGTTGATGGGGGAGAAGGTCGAGCCGCGGCGCAACTGGCTGGTCGAATCGGCGGCCAGGGTGAACCAGGCAGCGATCGATATCTAA
- a CDS encoding DNA gyrase/topoisomerase IV subunit A: protein MARRKGPQTRVDPTVFDQAGAQIFENPVKTEIEDSYLEYAYSVIHSRALPDARDGLKPVHRRILFSMSENGYRPTHAYVKSSRVVGDVMGRYHPHGDVAIYDAMVRLAQDFSMNVPLVDGHGNFGSPDDGPAASRYTEARMSPEAMQLVGELGEETVDFRPNYDGSLQEPIVLPAAFPNLLVNGTSGIAVGMATNMIPHNLGEVVAAARWLINHPNATLDKLMEFVPGPDLPTGGMLLGLDEVRRAYETGRGVVRMRAKAETGPLEGSRGRQAITVTELPYGVGPEKVIEKITDEVNKSKRLTGIADVKDLTDRENGTRLVIECKVGVNPQALLSDLYRLTPLEQSFGINNLVLVEGQPRTLGLKELLEVFLAHRYEVVTRRTRYRKRKREERLHLVEGLLKALLDIDKVIKLIRESENAQAAKDGLMKRFKLSEIQATYILDTPLRRLTKYDKLELEAEQDRLREEIAELSTILDDESVLKKVVSRELGKVAKDFSAERRTALIDGDLKEVLAASKPSGPLEVADDPCQVILSATGLVARTAAESEEASESRRRNGRVKHDAVAALVHSTARGQVLLVTNHGRAVKTEVLPLPVLPEQAGTVSLRGGMAARELVGLAKGEKVIGLAPVGEHATGSPGLALGTRKGVVKICAPDWPVRADEFEVIGLKEGDELVGATWLADGTETCVFVSSQGALLRYPASLVRPQGLKSGGMAGINLGADAHVVFFGAIRADEADAEAHGEPMVVTATGSSVKVTPFAEYPAKGRATGGVRVQRFLKGETELTVAWVGPRPAGSTKNGDQVELPEVDMRRDASGSAHPGPDVVGHLIERG, encoded by the coding sequence ATGGCACGCCGCAAGGGCCCTCAGACCAGGGTCGATCCGACCGTGTTCGACCAGGCGGGCGCACAGATATTCGAGAACCCGGTCAAGACCGAGATCGAGGATTCCTATCTGGAGTACGCCTACTCGGTCATTCACTCCCGTGCGCTGCCGGACGCGCGGGACGGGCTCAAGCCGGTGCATCGCCGGATCCTGTTCTCGATGAGTGAGAACGGCTACCGGCCCACCCATGCCTACGTGAAGTCCTCCCGCGTGGTCGGCGACGTGATGGGCCGGTACCACCCGCACGGTGATGTGGCGATCTACGACGCCATGGTCCGGCTCGCCCAGGACTTCTCGATGAACGTCCCGCTGGTGGACGGGCATGGCAACTTCGGCAGTCCGGACGACGGCCCCGCAGCCAGCCGGTACACCGAGGCACGGATGTCCCCCGAGGCCATGCAGCTGGTCGGCGAGCTCGGTGAGGAGACCGTCGACTTCCGGCCGAACTACGACGGCTCGCTGCAGGAGCCGATCGTGCTCCCAGCGGCGTTCCCGAACCTGCTGGTGAACGGCACCTCGGGGATCGCGGTCGGGATGGCGACCAACATGATCCCGCACAACCTCGGCGAGGTCGTGGCCGCGGCCCGCTGGCTGATCAACCACCCGAACGCCACCCTGGACAAGCTGATGGAGTTCGTGCCAGGGCCGGACCTGCCGACCGGCGGGATGCTGCTCGGGCTGGACGAGGTCCGGCGGGCCTACGAGACCGGCCGCGGGGTGGTCCGGATGCGGGCCAAGGCGGAGACCGGCCCGCTGGAGGGCAGCCGGGGGCGGCAGGCCATCACGGTCACCGAGCTGCCGTACGGGGTCGGCCCGGAGAAGGTGATCGAGAAGATCACCGACGAGGTGAACAAGTCGAAGCGGCTGACCGGTATCGCGGACGTGAAGGACCTGACCGACCGGGAGAACGGCACCCGGCTGGTCATCGAGTGCAAGGTGGGGGTGAATCCGCAGGCGCTGCTGTCCGACCTGTACCGGCTGACCCCGCTGGAACAGTCCTTCGGGATCAACAACCTGGTGCTGGTCGAGGGGCAGCCGCGCACCCTCGGGCTCAAGGAACTGCTCGAGGTCTTCCTCGCGCACCGGTACGAGGTGGTCACTCGCAGGACCCGGTACCGCAAACGCAAGCGCGAGGAACGCCTGCACCTGGTCGAGGGTCTGCTCAAGGCGCTGCTTGACATCGACAAGGTGATCAAACTGATCCGGGAGAGCGAGAACGCGCAGGCCGCAAAGGACGGCCTGATGAAACGGTTCAAGCTCTCCGAGATCCAGGCGACATACATCCTGGACACCCCGCTGCGGCGGCTCACCAAGTACGACAAGCTGGAACTCGAGGCCGAGCAGGATCGGCTGCGCGAGGAGATCGCCGAGCTGTCCACGATCCTGGACGACGAGTCGGTGCTGAAGAAGGTCGTGTCCAGGGAGCTGGGCAAGGTGGCCAAGGACTTCTCCGCCGAGCGGCGCACCGCACTGATCGACGGCGACCTCAAGGAGGTGCTGGCCGCTTCCAAGCCCTCCGGCCCGCTGGAGGTGGCCGATGACCCCTGCCAGGTCATCCTTTCCGCCACCGGGCTGGTCGCCAGGACGGCGGCCGAGTCGGAGGAGGCGTCGGAGAGCCGTCGCCGCAACGGCAGGGTGAAGCACGACGCGGTCGCCGCGCTGGTGCACTCCACCGCCCGCGGCCAGGTGCTGCTGGTCACCAACCACGGCCGCGCGGTCAAGACCGAGGTGCTGCCGTTGCCGGTGCTGCCGGAGCAGGCGGGCACGGTCTCGCTGCGCGGCGGGATGGCGGCAAGGGAACTGGTCGGGCTGGCCAAGGGCGAGAAGGTGATCGGGCTGGCTCCGGTGGGTGAGCATGCCACCGGATCACCTGGGCTGGCATTGGGCACCCGCAAGGGCGTGGTGAAGATCTGCGCCCCGGACTGGCCGGTGCGTGCCGACGAGTTCGAGGTGATCGGGCTCAAGGAGGGTGACGAGCTGGTCGGCGCGACCTGGTTGGCGGACGGCACGGAGACCTGTGTGTTCGTGTCCTCGCAGGGCGCGCTACTGCGTTACCCGGCCTCGCTGGTGCGGCCGCAGGGCCTCAAAAGCGGCGGCATGGCCGGGATCAACCTCGGCGCCGACGCGCATGTGGTCTTCTTCGGCGCGATACGGGCCGATGAGGCGGACGCCGAGGCGCATGGCGAGCCGATGGTGGTGACCGCGACCGGGTCCAGCGTGAAGGTGACCCCGTTCGCCGAGTACCCTGCCAAGGGCAGGGCGACCGGTGGGGTGCGCGTGCAACGGTTCCTCAAGGGGGAAACCGAGCTGACCGTGGCCTGGGTCGGCCCGCGGCCCGCGGGCTCCACGAAGAACGGTGACCAGGTGGAGCTGCCCGAGGTGGACATGCGCAGGGACGCCTCCGGTTCCGCGCACCCCGGGCCCGATGTGGTCGGTCATCTCATCGAACGGGGCTGA